The following coding sequences lie in one Pirellulales bacterium genomic window:
- the cutA gene encoding divalent-cation tolerance protein CutA, whose translation MPDTIQILTTIPDKPLALQIAQALIETRLAACVQISGPVESIYRWQGQIETATEWQCWIKTTRDRYAQVEQAIRRLHPYEVPEILALPVVEGHVDYMQWLERSLVEDNPKFDNAKSP comes from the coding sequence ATGCCCGACACCATTCAAATTCTGACCACGATTCCCGACAAACCGCTTGCCTTGCAAATCGCCCAAGCCTTGATCGAAACGAGGCTGGCAGCGTGCGTACAGATTTCCGGGCCGGTGGAAAGCATTTACCGCTGGCAGGGGCAGATTGAAACCGCCACGGAATGGCAATGCTGGATCAAAACCACCCGCGATCGCTACGCCCAAGTGGAACAGGCGATCCGGCGGCTGCACCCCTATGAAGTGCCGGAAATCCTGGCCTTGCCGGTTGTCGAGGGCCACGTGGACTACATGCAATGGCTAGAGCGATCGTTGGTGGAGGACAATCCAAAATTTGACAATGCCAAATCGCCGTAG